In a genomic window of Penaeus chinensis breed Huanghai No. 1 chromosome 30, ASM1920278v2, whole genome shotgun sequence:
- the LOC125041404 gene encoding uncharacterized protein LOC125041404 isoform X17 has translation MWPKMIILLQMLLASGVTEAAITIEAITQEAASSSNCTFNGTTYSTEESLVGSCLNLICVGGTWYPTGFSSITCSMCSLRNDPHFTGFSGFYYDFHGILEYYIAMNIDTYGVTADFYPCNSFASCLDIITYKDNADTVIQFYKEDGNTIFVNSVPFPVTNAVRNVVSAGSVVHPVLAWKQDGCIRIVGTRGIAVSFCIHDMYVWAENGILGDLDGLCFGGRKFGAAKSKHSFQRLAVSQGEINEWGESLLVSGNNTRPFESTAVPGGITRPFESTTVPVLSNEVNGTCDSETEQMLRDQCQDLFNTVSPTDDLLNVTVDFCVVDLCLMTLSNATQDEIDDWKMQMVVMLENTVQVINHTIQIQTTTPAATVHPTTEAPTRSKAPTITTVHPTTEAPTRSKAPTTVTTVHPMTGPHYCTFDGKIYANGETIENSCLILVCAAGNWQPTGRINNTCSMCSIRNDPHFIDFFAWAFDFHGTDNYAIAKNADSSGVTADFYGCYPLISCLDIITYKDDAATVITFNRNGGNTIHVNGSPFIVTNAVQNVESAGSVVHPVLAWKHNSNCIRIVGTRGIALAFCGWEMYVWAQTAILGGLEGLCLAGPTFDPANPPSGFTILRVPQEEINEWGESLEILGNHAVRHASSSIIKSYCDSAYEEELLHLCLDLLHGASYNGHPASYALLQVTAQFCKVDLCIMTLTNATQEAIDEWKVVMVDMLENTVEVIVSALPPGLPPDHEEEQESEGSNGIKIRVVQEVNL, from the exons ATGTGGCCAAAGATGATCATTCTCCTGCAAATGCTGCTTGCTTCGGGTGTGACAG aagcaGCTATAACGATCGAAG CAATAACACAAGAAGCTGCGTCTTCATCAA ACTGTACATTCAATGGGACGACCTATTCGACGGAAGAATCGCTCGTGGGCAGTTGCTTGAACCTAATATGTGTGGGAGGCACTTGGTACCCAACAGGCTTTTCAAGCATCACGT GTTCAATGTGTTCGCTCAGAAACGACCCACATTTCACAGGATTCTCTGGCTTTTACTACGATTTCCACGGCATCTTAGAATACTACATcgctatgaatatagatacatacggaGTGACTGCCGACTTTTATCCGTGCAATAGTTTTGCTTCTTGTCTGGACATCATTACTTACAAAGACAATGCAGATACAGTCATTCAATTCTACAAAGAAGATGGGAATACG ATCTTCGTAAATAGTGTCCCTTTCCCTGTTACCAATGCTGTCCGAAATGTGGTATCCGCCGGCAGTGTCGTCCACCCGGTCCTTGCATGGAAACAAGATGGCTGCATTCGCATTGTAGGAACTCGAGGTATTGCG GTGAGCTTCTGCATACATGACATGTACGTCTGGGCTGAAAACGGCATCCTCGGAGACCTGGATGGCCTGTGCTTCGGCGGCCGTAAATTCGGCGCTGCCAAGTCCAAACACAGCTTCCAAAGACTAGCTGTCTCACAGGGGGAAATCAACGAGTGGGGCGAATCGCTACTAGTTTCG GGCAACAATACCCGGCCGTTTGAATCCACCGCTGTTCCG GGCGGCATTACCCGACCGTTTGAATCCACCACTGTCCCG GTACTTTCCAATGAAGTGAATGGCACTTGTGATAGCGAGACCGAACAAATGCTCCGTGATCAGTGCCAGGACCTATTCAACACTGTGTCTCCCACGGATGACTTGCTTAACGTTACTGTAG ATTTCTGCGTGGTCGACTTATGCCTCATGACGCTGAGCAACGCCACCCAGGACGAGATTGATGACTGGAAAATGCAAATGGTCGTCATGCTGGAGAACACAGTGCAAGTCATCAACCACACTATCC AAATTCAAACTACAACAC cagcAGCTACAGTTCATccaa caACTGAAGCTCCAACAA GATCTAAAGCTCCAACAA TAACTACAGTTCATCCAA caACTGAAGCTCCAACAA GATCTAAAGCTCCAACAA cagTAACTACAGTTCATCCAA TGACTGGACCACACT ACTGTACATTCGACGGGAAGATCTACGCAAACGGAGAAACAATTGAAAACAGTTGCTTGATCCTGGTATGTGCGGCAGGTAACTGGCAGCCGACAGGGCGTATAAATAACACAT GTTCAATGTGTTCAATCAGAAATGACCCTCACTTCATCGATTTCTTCGCCTGGGCCTTCGACTTCCATGGCACAGATAACTACGCAATCGCAAAGAACGCAGATTCCAGTGGAGTGACAGCTGACTTTTATGGGTGCTATCCCTTGATTTCCTGTCTGGACATCATTACGTATAAAGATGATGCAGCCACAGTCATCACTTTCAACAGAAACGGCGGGAACACG ATCCACGTGAATGGTAGCCCTTTCATCGTTACCAATGCTGTCCAAAACGTGGAATCCGCCGGCAGTGTCGTCCACCCGGTCCTTGCATGGAAACATAATAGCAATTGCATTCGCATAGTAGGAACTCGGGGTATTGCG CTGGCCTTCTGCGGATGGGAAATGTACGTCTGGGCTCAAACCGCCATCCTCGGAGGCCTGGAAGGTCTGTGTCTAGCTGGCCCTACTTTCGACCCGGCCAATCCTCCGAGTGGCTTCACTATCCTTCGTGTCCCTCAGGAGGAAATTAACGAGTGGGGTGAATCGCTCGAAATTTTA GGAAATCACGCCGTGAGACATGCCAGTAGTAGCATTATAAAA AGCTATTGTGATAGCGCCTACGAGGAAGAGCTCCTGCATCTGTGCCTGGACCTTCTCCACGGGGCGTCTTACAACGGACATCCTGCAAGTTATGCTTTGCTGCAGGTTACTGCCC AGTTCTGCAAGGTCGACCTGTGCATCATGACGCTGACGAACGCGACTCAGGAGGCGATTGACGAATGGAAAGTCGTCATGGTCGACATGTTGGAGAACACAGTCGAAGTCATCGTCAGCGCCCTCC CCCCCGGCCTTCCACCAG ATCatgaggaggaacaagagagtgAGGGCT CCAACGGCATCAAGATCCGTGTGGTTCAGGAAGTCAACCTGTAG
- the LOC125041404 gene encoding uncharacterized protein LOC125041404 isoform X4: MWPKMIILLQMLLASGVTEAAITIEAITQEAASSSNCTFNGTTYSTEESLVGSCLNLICVGGTWYPTGFSSITCSMCSLRNDPHFTGFSGFYYDFHGILEYYIAMNIDTYGVTADFYPCNSFASCLDIITYKDNADTVIQFYKEDGNTIFVNSVPFPVTNAVRNVVSAGSVVHPVLAWKQDGCIRIVGTRGIAVSFCIHDMYVWAENGILGDLDGLCFGGRKFGAAKSKHSFQRLAVSQGEINEWGESLLVSGNNTRPFESTAVPGGITRPFESTTVPVLSNEVNGTCDSETEQMLRDQCQDLFNTVSPTDDLLNVTVDFCVVDLCLMTLSNATQDEIDDWKMQMVVMLENTVQVINHTIQIQTTTPAATVHPTTEAPTRSKAPTTVTTVHPTTEAPTRSKAPTTVTTVHPTTEAPTRSKAPTTVTTVHPTTEAPTRSKAPTTVTTVHPMTGPHYCTFDGKIYANGETIENSCLILVCAAGNWQPTGRINNTCSMCSIRNDPHFIDFFAWAFDFHGTDNYAIAKNADSSGVTADFYGCYPLISCLDIITYKDDAATVITFNRNGGNTIHVNGSPFIVTNAVQNVESAGSVVHPVLAWKHNSNCIRIVGTRGIALAFCGWEMYVWAQTAILGGLEGLCLAGPTFDPANPPSGFTILRVPQEEINEWGESLEILGNHAVRHASSSIIKSYCDSAYEEELLHLCLDLLHGASYNGHPASYALLQVTAQFCKVDLCIMTLTNATQEAIDEWKVVMVDMLENTVEVIVSALPPGLPPDHEEEQESEGSNGIKIRVVQEVNL, translated from the exons ATGTGGCCAAAGATGATCATTCTCCTGCAAATGCTGCTTGCTTCGGGTGTGACAG aagcaGCTATAACGATCGAAG CAATAACACAAGAAGCTGCGTCTTCATCAA ACTGTACATTCAATGGGACGACCTATTCGACGGAAGAATCGCTCGTGGGCAGTTGCTTGAACCTAATATGTGTGGGAGGCACTTGGTACCCAACAGGCTTTTCAAGCATCACGT GTTCAATGTGTTCGCTCAGAAACGACCCACATTTCACAGGATTCTCTGGCTTTTACTACGATTTCCACGGCATCTTAGAATACTACATcgctatgaatatagatacatacggaGTGACTGCCGACTTTTATCCGTGCAATAGTTTTGCTTCTTGTCTGGACATCATTACTTACAAAGACAATGCAGATACAGTCATTCAATTCTACAAAGAAGATGGGAATACG ATCTTCGTAAATAGTGTCCCTTTCCCTGTTACCAATGCTGTCCGAAATGTGGTATCCGCCGGCAGTGTCGTCCACCCGGTCCTTGCATGGAAACAAGATGGCTGCATTCGCATTGTAGGAACTCGAGGTATTGCG GTGAGCTTCTGCATACATGACATGTACGTCTGGGCTGAAAACGGCATCCTCGGAGACCTGGATGGCCTGTGCTTCGGCGGCCGTAAATTCGGCGCTGCCAAGTCCAAACACAGCTTCCAAAGACTAGCTGTCTCACAGGGGGAAATCAACGAGTGGGGCGAATCGCTACTAGTTTCG GGCAACAATACCCGGCCGTTTGAATCCACCGCTGTTCCG GGCGGCATTACCCGACCGTTTGAATCCACCACTGTCCCG GTACTTTCCAATGAAGTGAATGGCACTTGTGATAGCGAGACCGAACAAATGCTCCGTGATCAGTGCCAGGACCTATTCAACACTGTGTCTCCCACGGATGACTTGCTTAACGTTACTGTAG ATTTCTGCGTGGTCGACTTATGCCTCATGACGCTGAGCAACGCCACCCAGGACGAGATTGATGACTGGAAAATGCAAATGGTCGTCATGCTGGAGAACACAGTGCAAGTCATCAACCACACTATCC AAATTCAAACTACAACAC cagcAGCTACAGTTCATccaa caACTGAAGCTCCAACAA GATCTAAAGCTCCAACAA cagTAACTACAGTTCATCCAA caACTGAAGCTCCAACAA GATCTAAAGCTCCAACAA cagTAACTACAGTTCATCCAA caACTGAAGCTCCAACAA GATCTAAAGCTCCAACAA cagTAACTACAGTTCATCCAA caACTGAAGCTCCAACAA GATCTAAAGCTCCAACAA cagTAACTACAGTTCATCCAA TGACTGGACCACACT ACTGTACATTCGACGGGAAGATCTACGCAAACGGAGAAACAATTGAAAACAGTTGCTTGATCCTGGTATGTGCGGCAGGTAACTGGCAGCCGACAGGGCGTATAAATAACACAT GTTCAATGTGTTCAATCAGAAATGACCCTCACTTCATCGATTTCTTCGCCTGGGCCTTCGACTTCCATGGCACAGATAACTACGCAATCGCAAAGAACGCAGATTCCAGTGGAGTGACAGCTGACTTTTATGGGTGCTATCCCTTGATTTCCTGTCTGGACATCATTACGTATAAAGATGATGCAGCCACAGTCATCACTTTCAACAGAAACGGCGGGAACACG ATCCACGTGAATGGTAGCCCTTTCATCGTTACCAATGCTGTCCAAAACGTGGAATCCGCCGGCAGTGTCGTCCACCCGGTCCTTGCATGGAAACATAATAGCAATTGCATTCGCATAGTAGGAACTCGGGGTATTGCG CTGGCCTTCTGCGGATGGGAAATGTACGTCTGGGCTCAAACCGCCATCCTCGGAGGCCTGGAAGGTCTGTGTCTAGCTGGCCCTACTTTCGACCCGGCCAATCCTCCGAGTGGCTTCACTATCCTTCGTGTCCCTCAGGAGGAAATTAACGAGTGGGGTGAATCGCTCGAAATTTTA GGAAATCACGCCGTGAGACATGCCAGTAGTAGCATTATAAAA AGCTATTGTGATAGCGCCTACGAGGAAGAGCTCCTGCATCTGTGCCTGGACCTTCTCCACGGGGCGTCTTACAACGGACATCCTGCAAGTTATGCTTTGCTGCAGGTTACTGCCC AGTTCTGCAAGGTCGACCTGTGCATCATGACGCTGACGAACGCGACTCAGGAGGCGATTGACGAATGGAAAGTCGTCATGGTCGACATGTTGGAGAACACAGTCGAAGTCATCGTCAGCGCCCTCC CCCCCGGCCTTCCACCAG ATCatgaggaggaacaagagagtgAGGGCT CCAACGGCATCAAGATCCGTGTGGTTCAGGAAGTCAACCTGTAG
- the LOC125041404 gene encoding uncharacterized protein LOC125041404 isoform X1, giving the protein MWPKMIILLQMLLASGVTEAAITIEAITQEAASSSNCTFNGTTYSTEESLVGSCLNLICVGGTWYPTGFSSITCSMCSLRNDPHFTGFSGFYYDFHGILEYYIAMNIDTYGVTADFYPCNSFASCLDIITYKDNADTVIQFYKEDGNTIFVNSVPFPVTNAVRNVVSAGSVVHPVLAWKQDGCIRIVGTRGIAVSFCIHDMYVWAENGILGDLDGLCFGGRKFGAAKSKHSFQRLAVSQGEINEWGESLLVSGNNTRPFESTAVPGGITRPFESTTVPVLSNEVNGTCDSETEQMLRDQCQDLFNTVSPTDDLLNVTVDFCVVDLCLMTLSNATQDEIDDWKMQMVVMLENTVQVINHTIQIQTTTPAATVHPTTEAPTRSKAPTTVTTVHPMTGPHYCTFDGKIYANGETIENSCLILVCAAGNWQPTGRINNTCSMCSIRNDPHFIDFFAWAFDFHGTDNYAIAKNADSSGVTADFYGCYPLISCLDIITYKDDAATVITFNRNGGNTIHVNGSPFIVTNAVQNVESAGSVVHPVLAWKHNSNCIRIVGTRGIALAFCGWEMYVWAQTAILGGLEGLCLAGPTFDPANPPSGFTILRVPQEEINEWGESLEILGNHAVRHASSSIIKSYCDSAYEEELLHLCLDLLHGASYNGHPASYALLQVTAQFCKVDLCIMTLTNATQEAIDEWKVVMVDMLENTVEVIVSALPPGLPPDHEEEQESEGSNGIKIRVVQEVNL; this is encoded by the exons ATGTGGCCAAAGATGATCATTCTCCTGCAAATGCTGCTTGCTTCGGGTGTGACAG aagcaGCTATAACGATCGAAG CAATAACACAAGAAGCTGCGTCTTCATCAA ACTGTACATTCAATGGGACGACCTATTCGACGGAAGAATCGCTCGTGGGCAGTTGCTTGAACCTAATATGTGTGGGAGGCACTTGGTACCCAACAGGCTTTTCAAGCATCACGT GTTCAATGTGTTCGCTCAGAAACGACCCACATTTCACAGGATTCTCTGGCTTTTACTACGATTTCCACGGCATCTTAGAATACTACATcgctatgaatatagatacatacggaGTGACTGCCGACTTTTATCCGTGCAATAGTTTTGCTTCTTGTCTGGACATCATTACTTACAAAGACAATGCAGATACAGTCATTCAATTCTACAAAGAAGATGGGAATACG ATCTTCGTAAATAGTGTCCCTTTCCCTGTTACCAATGCTGTCCGAAATGTGGTATCCGCCGGCAGTGTCGTCCACCCGGTCCTTGCATGGAAACAAGATGGCTGCATTCGCATTGTAGGAACTCGAGGTATTGCG GTGAGCTTCTGCATACATGACATGTACGTCTGGGCTGAAAACGGCATCCTCGGAGACCTGGATGGCCTGTGCTTCGGCGGCCGTAAATTCGGCGCTGCCAAGTCCAAACACAGCTTCCAAAGACTAGCTGTCTCACAGGGGGAAATCAACGAGTGGGGCGAATCGCTACTAGTTTCG GGCAACAATACCCGGCCGTTTGAATCCACCGCTGTTCCG GGCGGCATTACCCGACCGTTTGAATCCACCACTGTCCCG GTACTTTCCAATGAAGTGAATGGCACTTGTGATAGCGAGACCGAACAAATGCTCCGTGATCAGTGCCAGGACCTATTCAACACTGTGTCTCCCACGGATGACTTGCTTAACGTTACTGTAG ATTTCTGCGTGGTCGACTTATGCCTCATGACGCTGAGCAACGCCACCCAGGACGAGATTGATGACTGGAAAATGCAAATGGTCGTCATGCTGGAGAACACAGTGCAAGTCATCAACCACACTATCC AAATTCAAACTACAACAC cagcAGCTACAGTTCATccaa caACTGAAGCTCCAACAA GATCTAAAGCTCCAACAA cagTAACTACAGTTCATCCAA TGACTGGACCACACT ACTGTACATTCGACGGGAAGATCTACGCAAACGGAGAAACAATTGAAAACAGTTGCTTGATCCTGGTATGTGCGGCAGGTAACTGGCAGCCGACAGGGCGTATAAATAACACAT GTTCAATGTGTTCAATCAGAAATGACCCTCACTTCATCGATTTCTTCGCCTGGGCCTTCGACTTCCATGGCACAGATAACTACGCAATCGCAAAGAACGCAGATTCCAGTGGAGTGACAGCTGACTTTTATGGGTGCTATCCCTTGATTTCCTGTCTGGACATCATTACGTATAAAGATGATGCAGCCACAGTCATCACTTTCAACAGAAACGGCGGGAACACG ATCCACGTGAATGGTAGCCCTTTCATCGTTACCAATGCTGTCCAAAACGTGGAATCCGCCGGCAGTGTCGTCCACCCGGTCCTTGCATGGAAACATAATAGCAATTGCATTCGCATAGTAGGAACTCGGGGTATTGCG CTGGCCTTCTGCGGATGGGAAATGTACGTCTGGGCTCAAACCGCCATCCTCGGAGGCCTGGAAGGTCTGTGTCTAGCTGGCCCTACTTTCGACCCGGCCAATCCTCCGAGTGGCTTCACTATCCTTCGTGTCCCTCAGGAGGAAATTAACGAGTGGGGTGAATCGCTCGAAATTTTA GGAAATCACGCCGTGAGACATGCCAGTAGTAGCATTATAAAA AGCTATTGTGATAGCGCCTACGAGGAAGAGCTCCTGCATCTGTGCCTGGACCTTCTCCACGGGGCGTCTTACAACGGACATCCTGCAAGTTATGCTTTGCTGCAGGTTACTGCCC AGTTCTGCAAGGTCGACCTGTGCATCATGACGCTGACGAACGCGACTCAGGAGGCGATTGACGAATGGAAAGTCGTCATGGTCGACATGTTGGAGAACACAGTCGAAGTCATCGTCAGCGCCCTCC CCCCCGGCCTTCCACCAG ATCatgaggaggaacaagagagtgAGGGCT CCAACGGCATCAAGATCCGTGTGGTTCAGGAAGTCAACCTGTAG
- the LOC125041404 gene encoding uncharacterized protein LOC125041404 isoform X3 encodes MWPKMIILLQMLLASGVTEAAITIEAITQEAASSSNCTFNGTTYSTEESLVGSCLNLICVGGTWYPTGFSSITCSMCSLRNDPHFTGFSGFYYDFHGILEYYIAMNIDTYGVTADFYPCNSFASCLDIITYKDNADTVIQFYKEDGNTIFVNSVPFPVTNAVRNVVSAGSVVHPVLAWKQDGCIRIVGTRGIAVSFCIHDMYVWAENGILGDLDGLCFGGRKFGAAKSKHSFQRLAVSQGEINEWGESLLVSGNNTRPFESTAVPGGITRPFESTTVPVLSNEVNGTCDSETEQMLRDQCQDLFNTVSPTDDLLNVTVDFCVVDLCLMTLSNATQDEIDDWKMQMVVMLENTVQVINHTIQIQTTTPATVHPTTEAPTRSKAPTITTVHPMTGPHYCTFDGKIYANGETIENSCLILVCAAGNWQPTGRINNTCSMCSIRNDPHFIDFFAWAFDFHGTDNYAIAKNADSSGVTADFYGCYPLISCLDIITYKDDAATVITFNRNGGNTIHVNGSPFIVTNAVQNVESAGSVVHPVLAWKHNSNCIRIVGTRGIALAFCGWEMYVWAQTAILGGLEGLCLAGPTFDPANPPSGFTILRVPQEEINEWGESLEILGNHAVRHASSSIIKSYCDSAYEEELLHLCLDLLHGASYNGHPASYALLQVTAQFCKVDLCIMTLTNATQEAIDEWKVVMVDMLENTVEVIVSALPPGLPPDHEEEQESEGSNGIKIRVVQEVNL; translated from the exons ATGTGGCCAAAGATGATCATTCTCCTGCAAATGCTGCTTGCTTCGGGTGTGACAG aagcaGCTATAACGATCGAAG CAATAACACAAGAAGCTGCGTCTTCATCAA ACTGTACATTCAATGGGACGACCTATTCGACGGAAGAATCGCTCGTGGGCAGTTGCTTGAACCTAATATGTGTGGGAGGCACTTGGTACCCAACAGGCTTTTCAAGCATCACGT GTTCAATGTGTTCGCTCAGAAACGACCCACATTTCACAGGATTCTCTGGCTTTTACTACGATTTCCACGGCATCTTAGAATACTACATcgctatgaatatagatacatacggaGTGACTGCCGACTTTTATCCGTGCAATAGTTTTGCTTCTTGTCTGGACATCATTACTTACAAAGACAATGCAGATACAGTCATTCAATTCTACAAAGAAGATGGGAATACG ATCTTCGTAAATAGTGTCCCTTTCCCTGTTACCAATGCTGTCCGAAATGTGGTATCCGCCGGCAGTGTCGTCCACCCGGTCCTTGCATGGAAACAAGATGGCTGCATTCGCATTGTAGGAACTCGAGGTATTGCG GTGAGCTTCTGCATACATGACATGTACGTCTGGGCTGAAAACGGCATCCTCGGAGACCTGGATGGCCTGTGCTTCGGCGGCCGTAAATTCGGCGCTGCCAAGTCCAAACACAGCTTCCAAAGACTAGCTGTCTCACAGGGGGAAATCAACGAGTGGGGCGAATCGCTACTAGTTTCG GGCAACAATACCCGGCCGTTTGAATCCACCGCTGTTCCG GGCGGCATTACCCGACCGTTTGAATCCACCACTGTCCCG GTACTTTCCAATGAAGTGAATGGCACTTGTGATAGCGAGACCGAACAAATGCTCCGTGATCAGTGCCAGGACCTATTCAACACTGTGTCTCCCACGGATGACTTGCTTAACGTTACTGTAG ATTTCTGCGTGGTCGACTTATGCCTCATGACGCTGAGCAACGCCACCCAGGACGAGATTGATGACTGGAAAATGCAAATGGTCGTCATGCTGGAGAACACAGTGCAAGTCATCAACCACACTATCC AAATTCAAACTACAACAC cAGCTACAGTTCATccaa caACTGAAGCTCCAACAA GATCTAAAGCTCCAACAA TAACTACAGTTCATCCAA TGACTGGACCACACT ACTGTACATTCGACGGGAAGATCTACGCAAACGGAGAAACAATTGAAAACAGTTGCTTGATCCTGGTATGTGCGGCAGGTAACTGGCAGCCGACAGGGCGTATAAATAACACAT GTTCAATGTGTTCAATCAGAAATGACCCTCACTTCATCGATTTCTTCGCCTGGGCCTTCGACTTCCATGGCACAGATAACTACGCAATCGCAAAGAACGCAGATTCCAGTGGAGTGACAGCTGACTTTTATGGGTGCTATCCCTTGATTTCCTGTCTGGACATCATTACGTATAAAGATGATGCAGCCACAGTCATCACTTTCAACAGAAACGGCGGGAACACG ATCCACGTGAATGGTAGCCCTTTCATCGTTACCAATGCTGTCCAAAACGTGGAATCCGCCGGCAGTGTCGTCCACCCGGTCCTTGCATGGAAACATAATAGCAATTGCATTCGCATAGTAGGAACTCGGGGTATTGCG CTGGCCTTCTGCGGATGGGAAATGTACGTCTGGGCTCAAACCGCCATCCTCGGAGGCCTGGAAGGTCTGTGTCTAGCTGGCCCTACTTTCGACCCGGCCAATCCTCCGAGTGGCTTCACTATCCTTCGTGTCCCTCAGGAGGAAATTAACGAGTGGGGTGAATCGCTCGAAATTTTA GGAAATCACGCCGTGAGACATGCCAGTAGTAGCATTATAAAA AGCTATTGTGATAGCGCCTACGAGGAAGAGCTCCTGCATCTGTGCCTGGACCTTCTCCACGGGGCGTCTTACAACGGACATCCTGCAAGTTATGCTTTGCTGCAGGTTACTGCCC AGTTCTGCAAGGTCGACCTGTGCATCATGACGCTGACGAACGCGACTCAGGAGGCGATTGACGAATGGAAAGTCGTCATGGTCGACATGTTGGAGAACACAGTCGAAGTCATCGTCAGCGCCCTCC CCCCCGGCCTTCCACCAG ATCatgaggaggaacaagagagtgAGGGCT CCAACGGCATCAAGATCCGTGTGGTTCAGGAAGTCAACCTGTAG